A stretch of Mycobacterium sp. ITM-2016-00316 DNA encodes these proteins:
- a CDS encoding SDR family NAD(P)-dependent oxidoreductase: MGYADTLFDLTDRVVLITGGSRGLGREMAFAMAGCGADVIIASRKYESCVTTAEEITAATGRAAFPYAVHVGRWDQLDGLVEASYERFGKVDVLINNAGMSPLYDSLTSVSEKLFDSVMNLNFKGPFRLSALVGERMVAAGGGSIINVSTSGSRRPDPAFLPYAASKAGLNALTEGFALAFGPTVRVNTLMPGPFLTDISDAWDTEATRAGAQHFALKRLGNPPEIIGAALFLASDASSYTSGSTLRVDGGMP, encoded by the coding sequence ATGGGCTATGCCGACACCCTGTTCGACCTGACCGACCGGGTGGTGCTGATCACCGGTGGCAGTCGCGGACTGGGCCGCGAGATGGCCTTCGCGATGGCCGGGTGCGGCGCCGACGTGATCATCGCCAGCCGCAAGTACGAGTCGTGTGTCACCACCGCCGAGGAGATCACCGCCGCGACCGGCCGGGCCGCATTCCCCTACGCGGTGCACGTCGGGCGCTGGGATCAGCTCGACGGGTTGGTCGAGGCGTCCTACGAGCGGTTCGGCAAGGTCGACGTGCTGATCAACAACGCGGGCATGTCGCCGCTCTACGATTCGCTGACCTCGGTGTCCGAGAAGCTCTTCGACTCCGTGATGAACCTGAACTTCAAGGGCCCGTTCCGGCTTTCGGCGCTGGTCGGGGAGCGCATGGTCGCCGCCGGCGGCGGATCGATCATCAACGTCAGCACCAGCGGCTCGCGCAGGCCCGATCCCGCCTTTCTGCCCTACGCCGCCTCCAAGGCCGGGCTCAATGCGCTGACCGAGGGGTTCGCCTTGGCCTTCGGCCCGACGGTACGGGTGAACACGCTGATGCCGGGCCCGTTCCTGACCGACATCAGCGACGCGTGGGATACCGAAGCGACCCGGGCCGGTGCGCAGCACTTTGCGCTGAAGCGGCTCGGCAACCCGCCCGAGATCATCGGAGCCGCACTGTTTCTGGCCTCCGACGCATCGAGCTACACCAGCGGGTCGACCCTGCGCGTCGACGGCGGCATGCCCTAG
- a CDS encoding alkyl sulfatase dimerization domain-containing protein produces the protein MEQKPPTATIAAANLAQRDGLPFEDTRDFEDADRGFLGALEPCVVTAADGRVVWDNDSYGFLADDAPDSVHPSLWRQSQLCAKQGLYEVVPGIYQVRGLDLSNISFIEGDTGIIVIDPLVSTETAAAALALYRTHRGDRPVVAVIYTHSHVDHFGGVLGVTSQADVDAGKVAVIAPEGFTEHAVQENVYAGTAMARRASYMYGAVLARGPQGQVGCGLGQTPSLGEVALIVPTVDIEHTGQTYTVDGVEIEFQMAPGTEAPAEMHFYFPKFRALCMAENATHNLHNLLTLRGALVRDPHGWAGYLTEAIDAFSDRTDVVFASHHWPTWGRDNIVEYLSVQRDLYAYLHDQTLRQLNQGFTGIEIAETFQMPPALKKAWHTHGYYGSVSHNVKAVYQRYMGWFDGNPGRLWQHPPQALGPRYVEAIGGIDRVVELARSAFDDGDYRWAATLLDHAIFTDENHPGARELYGDTLEQLAYGAENAVWRNFFLSGATELRDGNFGTPTQTASPSLMSQLTPEQIFDMLAININGPRSWDLDLTIDVTFVDLATAYRLTLRNGVLVHRKASADPSTATATVTFATKLRLLAFAAGDRDSPGVEFTGDTEALPTLLAVLDRPDPGFNIVTP, from the coding sequence ATGGAGCAGAAGCCGCCCACCGCCACCATCGCCGCTGCCAACCTCGCCCAGCGCGACGGCCTGCCGTTCGAGGACACCCGGGATTTCGAGGACGCAGACCGCGGCTTCCTCGGAGCACTGGAGCCGTGCGTGGTGACCGCCGCGGACGGAAGGGTGGTGTGGGACAACGACTCCTATGGGTTCCTGGCCGATGACGCGCCGGACAGCGTGCACCCGAGCCTGTGGCGGCAGTCCCAGCTGTGCGCCAAGCAGGGGCTCTACGAGGTGGTCCCCGGCATTTACCAGGTCCGCGGCCTGGACCTGTCCAATATCAGCTTCATCGAGGGCGACACCGGCATCATCGTCATCGACCCACTGGTGTCCACCGAGACCGCCGCGGCGGCGCTGGCCCTGTACCGGACGCACCGCGGAGACCGCCCCGTCGTCGCGGTGATCTACACCCACAGCCATGTCGACCACTTCGGCGGTGTGCTCGGCGTGACGTCCCAGGCTGATGTCGATGCCGGCAAGGTCGCGGTCATCGCGCCGGAGGGATTCACCGAGCACGCCGTGCAGGAGAACGTCTACGCCGGCACCGCCATGGCCCGCCGTGCCTCCTACATGTACGGCGCGGTGCTGGCCCGCGGCCCGCAAGGACAGGTCGGCTGTGGCCTGGGGCAGACGCCGTCCCTGGGTGAGGTGGCGCTGATCGTGCCCACCGTGGACATCGAGCATACCGGCCAGACCTACACCGTGGACGGCGTCGAGATCGAGTTCCAGATGGCGCCTGGCACCGAGGCCCCCGCCGAGATGCACTTCTATTTCCCGAAGTTCCGGGCGCTCTGCATGGCCGAGAACGCCACCCACAATCTGCACAACCTGCTGACGCTGCGCGGTGCGCTGGTGCGTGACCCACACGGCTGGGCCGGCTATCTCACCGAGGCGATCGACGCCTTCTCCGATCGCACCGATGTGGTGTTCGCCTCGCACCACTGGCCCACCTGGGGGCGGGACAACATCGTCGAATATCTGTCGGTGCAGCGGGATCTGTACGCCTATCTGCACGACCAGACGCTGCGCCAGCTCAACCAGGGGTTCACCGGCATCGAGATCGCCGAGACCTTCCAGATGCCGCCCGCACTCAAGAAGGCCTGGCACACACACGGCTACTACGGGTCGGTCAGCCACAACGTCAAGGCCGTCTACCAGCGCTACATGGGCTGGTTCGACGGCAACCCCGGCCGCCTCTGGCAGCACCCGCCGCAAGCGCTGGGCCCGCGCTATGTGGAGGCGATCGGCGGTATCGATCGGGTGGTCGAGCTCGCCAGGTCCGCCTTCGATGACGGTGACTACCGTTGGGCGGCAACGCTGCTCGACCATGCGATCTTCACCGACGAGAACCATCCGGGTGCCCGCGAATTGTACGGCGACACGCTCGAGCAGCTGGCCTACGGCGCGGAGAACGCGGTGTGGCGCAACTTCTTCCTGTCCGGGGCCACCGAACTGCGGGACGGAAATTTCGGCACTCCCACGCAGACGGCCTCCCCGTCGCTGATGAGTCAGCTGACTCCGGAGCAGATATTCGACATGCTGGCGATCAACATCAACGGGCCGCGTTCGTGGGATCTGGACCTCACGATCGACGTGACGTTCGTCGACCTCGCGACCGCTTACCGGCTGACGTTGCGCAACGGCGTGCTGGTGCATCGCAAGGCTTCAGCCGATCCCTCGACGGCGACGGCGACCGTCACGTTCGCGACCAAGTTGCGACTGCTGGCCTTCGCCGCCGGTGACCGCGACTCGCCCGGGGTGGAGTTCACCGGTGACACCGAGGCGCTGCCCACGCTGCTCGCCGTGCTGGACCGACCGGACCCCGGCTTCAACATCGTCACCCCCTAG
- a CDS encoding NAD(P)-binding domain-containing protein, which translates to MNVTILGLGPMGQALAAALLDAKHRTTVWNRTAAKAGPLLARGALAAADPGAALSAADLALINVVDHAAVDAILTAAGTAVEGTVIVGLSSDTPERARRTAGLVADLGGHYLDGAIMTPTTTIGTPDASLLFAGPREHYDAGVEVFSALGTPTWLGAGYDRAAAYDMALLDLFWTSVSGFLHATGIAKAHGIGATELLPHATGIVDILTPIFTEITERVETGEHGQADAPVSSVAASLRHLIATSRDVGADAGALEAFARIVERAVADGHGAHEISALAP; encoded by the coding sequence GTGAACGTGACGATTCTGGGCCTCGGGCCGATGGGGCAGGCCCTCGCCGCAGCCCTGCTGGACGCGAAACACCGCACCACGGTGTGGAATCGGACCGCCGCCAAGGCCGGGCCGCTGCTCGCCCGTGGCGCGCTAGCCGCCGCGGACCCGGGCGCCGCCTTGTCCGCGGCGGACCTCGCCCTGATCAACGTCGTGGACCACGCGGCTGTCGACGCGATCCTGACAGCAGCGGGCACCGCCGTCGAGGGCACGGTGATCGTGGGACTGAGTTCAGACACCCCTGAACGGGCGCGCCGGACGGCCGGCCTGGTGGCCGACCTCGGCGGGCACTATCTCGACGGGGCCATCATGACGCCCACGACGACCATCGGGACGCCCGATGCGTCCCTTCTTTTCGCCGGACCACGGGAGCACTACGACGCGGGTGTCGAGGTGTTCAGCGCACTGGGAACGCCGACCTGGCTGGGCGCCGGATACGACCGCGCCGCGGCCTACGATATGGCGCTGCTCGATCTGTTCTGGACGTCGGTCAGCGGATTCCTGCACGCCACCGGCATCGCCAAGGCCCACGGCATCGGTGCCACCGAGTTGTTGCCGCACGCCACCGGCATCGTCGACATCCTCACCCCGATCTTCACCGAGATCACCGAGCGGGTCGAAACCGGAGAGCACGGGCAGGCCGACGCACCGGTGTCCTCGGTGGCGGCTTCGCTGCGTCATCTGATCGCCACCTCACGCGACGTGGGCGCGGATGCCGGTGCACTGGAGGCGTTTGCGCGCATCGTCGAGAGGGCGGTGGCCGACGGGCACGGTGCGCACGAGATCAGCGCCCTGGCTCCGTGA
- a CDS encoding NAD(P)-dependent oxidoreductase, with translation MTLQLPPITFIGLGEMGAALARAAIAAGHSTTVWNRTAAKTDGLGARVARTVEEAVKSAPLVVVCLFDHRSVHEVLDPVAGRLAGAQILNLTTTSPESARELARWADGLGARYLDGGIMATPEMIARPGSRIFYSGSRDILDEHRAILELWGTAEYFGDDAWMASLHDLALLSAMYVMFAGFFHGAAMLSRAGVTAGDFAAMAVPWLQVTAESLPEFAAVIDGNDYSVPGQQSLLFSDITDIIEASRDQGVSTEVVDVVQRLIHRQIDAGHGTEGFARIIEGIRSAA, from the coding sequence ATGACGCTGCAACTGCCACCGATCACTTTCATCGGCCTCGGCGAGATGGGTGCGGCGCTGGCCCGCGCCGCCATCGCCGCCGGGCACTCCACCACGGTGTGGAATCGCACCGCTGCGAAGACCGACGGCCTCGGCGCCCGGGTGGCGCGCACCGTCGAGGAGGCGGTGAAATCAGCACCGCTGGTGGTGGTCTGCCTGTTCGACCACCGATCGGTGCACGAGGTCCTCGACCCGGTCGCCGGCCGGCTGGCCGGCGCACAGATCCTGAATCTCACCACCACCTCTCCGGAGAGCGCCCGCGAACTGGCGCGCTGGGCGGACGGGCTGGGCGCCCGGTATCTCGACGGCGGCATCATGGCCACACCGGAGATGATCGCCCGTCCCGGGTCCAGGATCTTCTACAGCGGAAGCCGAGACATTCTCGACGAGCACCGCGCCATCCTCGAACTGTGGGGAACGGCAGAGTATTTCGGTGACGACGCATGGATGGCCTCGCTACATGATCTGGCGTTGCTGTCGGCGATGTACGTGATGTTCGCCGGGTTCTTCCACGGTGCGGCGATGCTGAGCAGGGCTGGGGTGACCGCAGGAGACTTTGCCGCGATGGCGGTGCCCTGGCTGCAGGTGACCGCCGAATCGCTACCGGAGTTCGCCGCCGTCATCGACGGCAACGACTACTCGGTGCCCGGCCAGCAGAGCCTGTTGTTCTCCGACATCACCGACATCATCGAGGCCAGCCGCGATCAGGGGGTCAGCACCGAGGTGGTCGACGTCGTGCAGCGGCTCATTCACCGGCAGATCGACGCGGGCCACGGCACCGAGGGTTTCGCCCGCATCATCGAGGGCATCAGGAGTGCCGCGTGA
- a CDS encoding helix-turn-helix domain-containing protein, translating into MGQLGQFTCGLDAGFAVVDGKWKPLILWELQDGAKRFNALHRSLPGVSQKMLTQHLKELQRHGVVHRESYHEVPPRVEYSMTPAGEALLKALAPLSDWAEEHIELICAARPDAG; encoded by the coding sequence ATGGGACAGTTGGGCCAGTTCACCTGCGGCTTGGATGCGGGCTTCGCGGTGGTGGACGGAAAGTGGAAGCCCCTCATCTTGTGGGAGCTGCAGGATGGCGCCAAACGCTTCAACGCGCTGCACCGCAGCCTGCCCGGCGTCTCACAGAAGATGCTGACCCAGCATCTGAAGGAATTACAGCGTCACGGTGTGGTGCACCGCGAGAGCTACCACGAGGTGCCGCCACGGGTGGAGTACTCGATGACCCCGGCCGGCGAGGCGCTGCTGAAAGCCCTTGCACCACTGAGTGACTGGGCCGAAGAGCACATCGAACTGATCTGTGCCGCTAGACCCGATGCAGGGTGA
- a CDS encoding metallophosphoesterase: protein MRLLLISDTHVPNRARDIPAVVWDAIDEADAVLHAGDWMAPDLLDRLQDRARLLVACWGNNDGDELRARLPERADVTLGGLRFTVTHEAGVSTGRDERMARLYPDTDVLVFGHSHIPWDATASTGLRLLNPGSPTDRRRQPFCTYMTASVDDGVLTDVTLHRV from the coding sequence ATGCGTCTTTTGCTGATATCCGACACCCACGTCCCCAACCGGGCACGGGATATACCGGCGGTGGTGTGGGACGCAATCGATGAGGCCGACGCGGTGCTGCATGCGGGTGACTGGATGGCGCCGGATCTGTTGGACCGGCTGCAGGACCGTGCCCGGTTGCTGGTGGCGTGCTGGGGAAACAATGACGGTGACGAGTTGCGGGCGCGGCTGCCCGAGCGGGCCGACGTCACGCTCGGCGGGTTGCGGTTCACCGTCACGCACGAGGCGGGTGTATCGACCGGGCGTGACGAACGGATGGCCCGGCTCTACCCGGACACCGATGTGCTGGTCTTCGGGCACAGCCACATCCCCTGGGACGCGACGGCCTCCACCGGTCTGCGACTGCTCAATCCGGGCTCACCGACCGACCGCCGGCGCCAGCCTTTCTGCACCTATATGACCGCCTCGGTCGACGACGGCGTGCTCACCGACGTCACCCTGCATCGGGTCTAG
- a CDS encoding bifunctional diguanylate cyclase/phosphodiesterase: protein MTTVVSSVGFVAFSGLTCACAAMAAHAGRGRIRIGWIAIAFGCLGWVAGSLVWLYSTTVLQIDPSFPSVADIGFLALPSAVGIVWMLRAANSRLSVFRQLLDGTVIASALFLLVWVAVLHRVFHDHRFDTIDAALTAIYPIAALTMVTLSVLVLTTVPAGRRYILGVFTAGIIAIAMGDVAALYLQLEGNHSIGGFPIISKVTGLLMIAAAAKMSADVKRGSATSGSRVMPTTIMWLPYATMPFAVVAAVASLWPDTNARPVLVGVAILVIAALIRQLTVLLENRQLLGEVAEHAFRDPLTGLANRLLFTDRLDHAIALQHRDGRQVAVLSLDLDDFKLVNDNLGHHCGDELLREIAGRLVRSVPPGHTVARLGGDEFAIILEAGPETPEQIAGRVMHAFDDAFQLDGEDVYIHPSIGLVAAPGHSEPPINTEELLKRADVAMYVAKRSGVGGIQVFVPGMQIGDVDTAPAWGDSGQIRLPPVSEIRLLGELRRVVDGGDLRLAYQPQISLATGDIVGVEALVRWPHPDLGVLTPHQFLPLIRRNGLMGAVTDLVLEQAARDAAAWYRPGVREVPVAINLFAPSFNDATLPERIGAVLAGHGLPPEAVTIEITEHYLLANALQARDVIERLRRAGFRVSIDDFGSGYATMSYLRDLPIDELKLDSNFVAPMLANPRAAAIVHSVIKLTHTLGITSVAEGVEDAETAELLRGYGCTVAQGNYFAEPVFTTALQAQLDVTARRAAPPSAV from the coding sequence GTGACGACCGTGGTCAGCTCGGTCGGCTTCGTTGCGTTCAGTGGACTGACCTGTGCATGCGCCGCCATGGCCGCCCACGCCGGCCGGGGCAGGATCCGGATCGGATGGATCGCCATTGCCTTCGGCTGCCTGGGCTGGGTCGCCGGCAGCCTGGTGTGGCTCTATTCCACGACGGTCCTCCAGATCGACCCGTCGTTCCCATCCGTGGCCGATATCGGCTTTCTGGCGCTCCCCTCGGCGGTCGGCATCGTCTGGATGTTGCGCGCCGCGAACAGCAGGCTTTCCGTCTTCCGGCAGCTGCTCGATGGCACGGTGATCGCCTCCGCGCTGTTCCTGTTGGTCTGGGTGGCGGTGTTGCACCGCGTGTTCCACGACCATCGTTTCGACACCATCGACGCCGCGTTGACCGCGATCTACCCGATCGCCGCGCTGACCATGGTCACCCTGTCGGTGCTGGTGCTGACCACCGTGCCGGCGGGTCGTCGCTATATTCTCGGCGTCTTCACCGCGGGCATCATCGCCATCGCGATGGGAGACGTCGCGGCGCTGTACCTGCAACTGGAGGGCAACCACTCGATCGGTGGCTTCCCGATCATCAGCAAGGTCACCGGGCTGCTGATGATCGCGGCCGCGGCGAAGATGTCGGCCGACGTGAAACGGGGCTCGGCCACTTCGGGTAGCCGCGTGATGCCGACAACCATCATGTGGTTGCCGTACGCGACGATGCCGTTCGCCGTCGTCGCCGCGGTGGCGTCCCTGTGGCCCGACACGAATGCCCGCCCGGTGCTGGTCGGGGTGGCGATCCTGGTGATCGCCGCACTGATCCGTCAGCTCACCGTCTTGCTGGAGAATCGACAACTGCTCGGGGAAGTCGCCGAGCACGCGTTCCGCGACCCGCTCACCGGGCTCGCCAACCGGCTGTTGTTCACCGATCGCCTCGATCACGCCATCGCGCTGCAGCATCGCGACGGGCGACAGGTGGCTGTGCTGTCGCTGGACCTCGACGACTTCAAGCTGGTCAACGACAATCTCGGGCACCACTGCGGGGATGAGTTGCTGCGCGAGATCGCGGGCCGGCTGGTACGCAGCGTTCCTCCGGGCCACACCGTTGCCCGGCTCGGTGGCGACGAGTTCGCGATCATCCTCGAGGCCGGTCCGGAAACCCCCGAGCAGATCGCGGGTCGGGTCATGCACGCCTTCGATGACGCGTTCCAGCTCGACGGTGAGGACGTCTACATCCACCCCAGCATCGGCTTGGTCGCCGCGCCGGGGCACTCGGAGCCGCCGATCAACACCGAGGAACTGCTCAAGCGGGCCGACGTGGCGATGTATGTGGCGAAGCGTTCCGGCGTCGGCGGGATCCAGGTGTTCGTCCCCGGCATGCAGATCGGCGATGTGGACACCGCGCCGGCGTGGGGGGACAGCGGGCAGATCCGTCTTCCGCCGGTCTCGGAGATCCGGCTGCTCGGAGAGTTGCGCCGGGTGGTCGACGGCGGCGATCTCCGGCTGGCCTATCAGCCGCAGATCTCGCTGGCGACCGGCGACATCGTTGGTGTCGAGGCGCTGGTGCGGTGGCCGCATCCCGACCTCGGTGTGCTCACACCCCATCAGTTCCTGCCGCTCATCCGGCGCAACGGCCTGATGGGCGCCGTGACGGATCTGGTGCTGGAACAGGCGGCCCGCGATGCCGCCGCCTGGTACCGGCCCGGGGTCCGCGAGGTGCCGGTCGCCATCAACCTGTTCGCGCCGTCGTTCAACGATGCGACGCTGCCCGAGCGGATCGGCGCGGTGCTGGCCGGTCACGGCCTGCCCCCGGAGGCGGTGACCATCGAGATCACCGAGCACTACCTGCTGGCCAACGCGCTCCAGGCCCGTGATGTCATCGAGCGGCTCCGCAGGGCCGGGTTCCGGGTCTCCATCGACGATTTCGGCAGCGGGTACGCGACCATGAGCTATCTGCGGGATCTGCCGATCGACGAGCTGAAACTGGACAGCAACTTCGTGGCGCCCATGTTGGCGAACCCGAGGGCGGCCGCGATCGTGCATTCGGTGATCAAGCTGACCCACACGCTGGGCATCACCAGCGTCGCCGAAGGTGTCGAAGATGCCGAGACCGCCGAACTGCTGCGCGGGTACGGCTGCACCGTGGCTCAGGGCAACTACTTTGCCGAGCCGGTGTTCACCACCGCCCTGCAGGCCCAGCTGGACGTCACGGCCCGCCGAGCAGCTCCGCCATCCGCGGTATGA
- a CDS encoding nuclear transport factor 2 family protein gives MTPQVIQRWIDYIDNHDPAVLDELLAEDAVFYSPAVFTPQRGKATTARYLNAAAKLFGGTDFHYVEQWYGENSAILEFQATLDGVVVDGIDMIHWGEDGKIISFKVMIRPFKGLQAVIPRMAELLGGP, from the coding sequence ATGACCCCGCAGGTGATCCAGCGCTGGATCGACTACATCGACAACCACGACCCGGCCGTCCTCGACGAGCTGCTCGCCGAGGACGCGGTGTTCTATTCACCGGCGGTGTTCACCCCGCAGCGGGGCAAGGCCACCACGGCCAGGTATTTGAACGCCGCCGCGAAACTCTTCGGCGGCACCGACTTCCACTACGTCGAGCAGTGGTACGGCGAGAACTCGGCGATCCTGGAGTTCCAGGCCACCCTCGACGGTGTGGTGGTCGACGGTATCGACATGATCCACTGGGGCGAGGACGGCAAGATCATCTCGTTCAAGGTGATGATCAGGCCGTTCAAGGGCCTGCAGGCGGTCATACCGCGGATGGCGGAGCTGCTCGGCGGGCCGTGA